In one window of Methanolobus mangrovi DNA:
- a CDS encoding DNA-directed RNA polymerase subunit K has translation MTTEHYTRYEKARIVGARALQISMGAPVLIDDPSMNSLFLAKREFELGVTPITVKRNLIIR, from the coding sequence TTGACTACGGAACACTATACCAGGTATGAAAAGGCAAGAATTGTCGGTGCCAGAGCACTGCAAATTTCAATGGGAGCTCCGGTTCTTATAGATGATCCAAGCATGAACTCACTGTTCCTTGCTAAGAGAGAGTTCGAACTAGGGGTTACCCCGATTACTGTTAAACGAAACTTAATAATTAGGTGA
- the hsp20 gene encoding archaeal heat shock protein Hsp20, with translation MADKRKKRGFFDDIFDKGNFTDIEDIIERMMDKFGIDLNEFETQPFFYGFSVTRHPGEEPEIKEFGNIFPDDDDEDDDFESIRQQFRVTERKPLIDVFEIDEKVHVMAELPDVEKDDINLDVTETLLKLNAKHEDTSYSESIELPSSVDPDSAKATYLNGVLEVVMDMKELGLARSVHIE, from the coding sequence ATGGCTGATAAAAGAAAAAAGCGAGGTTTTTTTGATGACATCTTTGATAAAGGTAACTTTACTGACATCGAGGATATCATTGAGCGCATGATGGATAAATTTGGTATTGACCTCAATGAATTTGAAACACAACCCTTCTTCTATGGTTTTTCCGTGACCAGGCATCCTGGGGAAGAACCCGAGATCAAGGAATTTGGTAACATCTTCCCTGACGATGATGATGAAGATGATGATTTTGAGTCCATAAGACAACAGTTCAGAGTAACTGAAAGAAAGCCTTTGATAGATGTTTTTGAAATCGATGAGAAGGTCCACGTGATGGCAGAACTTCCGGATGTAGAAAAGGATGACATTAACCTGGATGTTACTGAAACATTGCTAAAACTGAATGCAAAGCATGAAGACACTTCTTATTCAGAAAGTATCGAACTCCCTTCAAGTGTGGATCCTGATTCCGCAAAGGCAACATACCTCAATGGTGTCCTTGAAGTTGTTATGGATATGAAAGAGTTAGGATTAGCTCGCTCAGTTCATATTGAGTAA
- a CDS encoding MFS transporter — MVDKGTKEISLYPLLLVNFIGTMGLSLVLPFLIFLVARFGGNALIYGIMSSMYPIFQLIGSPLLGRWSDIYGRKKVLFLSQAGTLLSWIIFFIALFVPVTVLMPVSSGILGSFVITVPLILLFIARGFDGLTGGNVSVSNAYIADITEDKDRSKNFGKMSVSTNLGFIVGPALAGILSVTIYGEALPVLAAILISLLGVILIALYVPESRRCVLGRKILSELSITSDKPGGCADTTPIQKQKFRDVMGLKHIPYMFLIYFLIFLGFNTFYTAFPVHAANDLQWSIAELGFFFSFLSIMLVIVEGPVLTYVSKRYSDPFLIISGSLILGSNFVLLAFGSTLLTYVAAIFFALGNGFMWPSIQSMLSKLAGKDNQGLVQGVSGSFVSIASILGLIGGGFIYEVMGRGSFIVSALIIYVVFALSLRLRSFDVSNE; from the coding sequence ATGGTTGACAAAGGAACAAAAGAGATATCGCTCTATCCTCTTCTTCTTGTGAATTTTATCGGTACCATGGGGCTTAGTTTAGTTCTTCCTTTCCTTATTTTTCTTGTTGCAAGGTTCGGTGGCAATGCACTGATATACGGTATCATGTCCTCAATGTATCCTATTTTCCAGTTGATAGGTTCTCCATTGCTGGGACGATGGTCAGATATCTACGGCAGAAAGAAGGTCCTTTTTCTAAGCCAGGCAGGAACACTCCTGTCATGGATTATTTTCTTCATTGCTCTCTTTGTGCCGGTAACTGTGCTGATGCCCGTAAGTTCCGGAATACTAGGTAGTTTCGTAATAACGGTTCCACTCATCCTCCTTTTCATTGCAAGGGGATTTGACGGACTTACCGGGGGTAACGTTTCCGTTTCAAATGCCTACATTGCCGATATTACCGAAGACAAGGACAGAAGTAAGAATTTCGGGAAAATGTCCGTTTCCACAAATCTTGGTTTCATAGTAGGGCCTGCACTTGCCGGTATTCTCAGTGTGACAATATATGGTGAAGCCCTCCCGGTACTTGCAGCCATTCTCATATCACTGTTGGGTGTTATCCTGATAGCTCTCTACGTCCCTGAATCCCGCAGGTGTGTCCTGGGGAGGAAGATCCTGTCGGAATTGTCCATAACATCCGATAAACCTGGTGGGTGTGCTGATACTACTCCAATACAAAAGCAGAAGTTCAGGGATGTGATGGGGTTGAAGCACATACCTTACATGTTTTTAATATACTTCCTCATCTTCCTTGGCTTCAACACTTTCTATACGGCTTTTCCTGTACACGCAGCGAATGACCTTCAATGGAGTATTGCAGAACTGGGTTTCTTCTTTTCTTTCCTGAGCATCATGCTTGTCATAGTTGAGGGTCCTGTACTTACGTATGTTTCCAAAAGGTACTCCGACCCATTCCTTATTATCTCAGGCAGCCTGATACTTGGAAGCAACTTTGTGCTTCTGGCTTTTGGCAGTACATTACTTACGTATGTAGCAGCCATATTTTTTGCTCTTGGCAACGGTTTCATGTGGCCTTCAATACAGTCGATGTTGTCAAAGCTTGCAGGAAAAGATAATCAGGGCCTTGTGCAGGGGGTTTCAGGGAGTTTTGTGAGCATTGCCAGTATTCTGGGACTCATAGGTGGCGGTTTTATCTATGAAGTTATGGGAAGAGGGTCATTCATAGTATCCGCACTTATTATTTATGTTGTATTTGCGCTCTCTCTGCGTCTTCGTTCCTTTGATGTTTCAAATGAATGA
- a CDS encoding 50S ribosomal protein L18e gives MSKTTQVKIERKTNPRTPVLIAALKEGSRQNEAAIWRDVAKRLEKPGRNYAQVNLSKISRYAKDGETVLIAGKVLGAGLLDKAVTVAAYNFSVTAIEKITSLGGKCLTIEQILEENPKGSGIKILQ, from the coding sequence ATGAGCAAGACTACACAAGTCAAAATCGAAAGAAAGACAAACCCTCGTACTCCTGTGCTTATTGCAGCACTGAAAGAAGGGTCACGTCAGAACGAAGCTGCTATCTGGAGAGATGTGGCAAAGAGGTTAGAAAAGCCTGGAAGGAATTACGCACAGGTGAACCTCAGTAAGATCAGCAGGTATGCAAAGGATGGGGAAACAGTCCTTATTGCAGGTAAAGTACTTGGTGCAGGACTCCTTGATAAGGCAGTCACTGTTGCAGCATACAATTTTAGTGTAACTGCAATAGAAAAGATCACCAGTCTTGGCGGCAAATGCCTGACAATTGAACAGATATTGGAAGAGAACCCCAAGGGATCTGGAATAAAGATCTTACAGTAG
- a CDS encoding DNA-directed RNA polymerase subunit N encodes MLPVRCFSCGKVVSNCWEEYKQRVNEGEDPAAVLNDLGVTRYCCRRMILSHVELVDTLAPYQ; translated from the coding sequence ATGTTACCAGTTCGATGTTTCAGCTGTGGAAAGGTAGTCTCAAATTGTTGGGAAGAGTACAAACAGCGTGTAAATGAAGGGGAAGACCCTGCAGCAGTGCTTAATGACCTTGGCGTCACAAGATATTGTTGCCGCAGGATGATCCTTTCACACGTCGAGCTAGTAGATACGCTTGCCCCATACCAGTAG
- a CDS encoding DUF2240 family protein, whose product MDELMLVAATPFKRNNKNSLSIKDFEFVLSFDLKWMAPDVASKVRDRAIGAHLLKFSGAELVPNFDMSKIEIPHGFKPSGSIFKERSTIEDIIAMIVANCGKNARDTTALINKKQEQFDDLVDIEVAGLLTAKELGCDIDPLYDKVYGKVFSKDENTT is encoded by the coding sequence ATGGACGAGTTGATGCTTGTAGCTGCAACGCCATTCAAAAGAAATAACAAGAATTCACTTTCCATCAAGGATTTTGAATTCGTACTCTCTTTTGACCTTAAGTGGATGGCACCTGATGTTGCATCAAAGGTAAGGGACAGGGCCATAGGTGCCCACTTATTAAAATTTAGTGGAGCAGAGTTAGTTCCCAATTTTGACATGAGCAAGATAGAGATACCACATGGTTTCAAGCCTTCTGGATCTATTTTTAAAGAGCGATCGACCATTGAGGACATAATTGCCATGATAGTCGCAAATTGCGGGAAGAATGCAAGGGATACAACTGCACTTATCAATAAAAAACAGGAACAATTCGATGATCTTGTAGATATTGAAGTGGCTGGCCTGCTAACCGCAAAAGAGCTTGGTTGTGACATAGACCCACTGTATGACAAAGTGTACGGCAAGGTTTTCAGTAAAGATGAAAATACCACATAA
- a CDS encoding dihydrolipoyl dehydrogenase family protein encodes MDTDYDAFVIGTGVAGSSLAYKLNNAGMKVAIADKDRYGGICALHGCIPKKILTGAAEIVAAGNRMNDNGIKCSDHLEWSALIGFKDKLVHSLTSPKEKAFRNAGIDTYHGKVSFHDSNTLAIGGKLISAKYILVTIGATSRTIKIPGAEFLTTSDEFLDLKALPKKIIFAGGGYISFEFAHIAARAGADVTIIHRGENLLKTFDPDLVNIMVEASEKAGIKILTGQEILRIEKKNDSLELTTHDSNKQEEIIHKCEMVVHGLGRVPAIDGLEPEKGDVEIEHGAIAVNEHLQSISNHSVYAAGDCILPGPALTPTASLQANVVASNILEGNKYTADYTKIASAVFTIPTLAAVGIMEKDAADKHKVLFNDMSQFYSSRKTDLGYAASKIIIEKDTRKIVGAHVIGPNAEDTINLFTLAINTGLTVEQVREALYAYPASSYDVKYMLK; translated from the coding sequence ATGGATACAGATTATGACGCTTTTGTAATAGGCACAGGAGTTGCAGGTTCTTCACTTGCATACAAACTCAACAACGCCGGAATGAAAGTTGCTATTGCAGACAAAGACAGGTACGGAGGTATTTGCGCATTACATGGATGCATTCCTAAAAAAATACTTACCGGTGCCGCTGAGATAGTGGCAGCCGGTAACAGGATGAATGACAATGGCATTAAATGCAGTGATCATCTTGAATGGTCCGCCCTCATTGGATTTAAGGATAAACTGGTGCATTCCCTAACAAGCCCTAAGGAAAAAGCATTCAGGAATGCAGGGATAGATACCTATCACGGTAAAGTTAGTTTCCATGACAGCAATACACTGGCAATAGGAGGAAAACTCATATCTGCAAAGTATATCCTTGTCACAATTGGAGCAACATCAAGGACTATTAAAATACCCGGTGCAGAATTTCTTACAACCAGTGATGAATTCCTTGATCTGAAAGCACTTCCAAAGAAGATCATTTTTGCAGGTGGCGGATATATTTCATTCGAATTTGCACACATTGCTGCAAGGGCAGGAGCAGATGTTACGATCATCCACAGGGGAGAGAATCTTCTTAAGACCTTTGACCCGGACCTTGTGAACATAATGGTAGAAGCATCAGAAAAAGCAGGCATCAAAATCCTCACAGGCCAGGAAATTCTAAGAATAGAAAAGAAGAATGATTCTCTTGAACTTACTACCCATGACAGTAACAAACAGGAAGAGATAATTCATAAATGTGAAATGGTAGTCCATGGTTTGGGCAGGGTCCCTGCCATAGATGGCCTTGAACCTGAAAAAGGAGATGTGGAAATTGAACATGGTGCCATTGCAGTAAATGAACATCTGCAAAGTATATCGAATCATTCAGTATATGCTGCAGGAGACTGCATACTTCCCGGACCGGCACTCACCCCTACTGCCAGTCTTCAGGCAAATGTGGTTGCATCCAACATACTGGAAGGAAATAAGTATACAGCAGATTACACAAAGATAGCTTCTGCAGTATTTACTATACCCACACTTGCAGCAGTAGGAATTATGGAAAAGGATGCCGCCGATAAGCACAAGGTTTTATTCAATGACATGAGTCAGTTTTACTCATCCAGAAAAACAGATCTTGGATATGCTGCTTCCAAGATAATTATTGAAAAAGATACGAGAAAAATTGTTGGAGCGCATGTCATAGGCCCAAATGCCGAAGATACGATCAATCTTTTCACTCTGGCCATAAACACAGGACTTACAGTAGAACAGGTAAGAGAAGCATTGTATGCATATCCTGCAAGCAGCTATGATGTAAAGTATATGCTCAAATGA
- the alaXM gene encoding alanyl-tRNA editing protein AlaXM → MKELYLTDCYVKEFDATVESVKDDKFIVLDNTAFYPNSGGQPHDTGMLVKEDGTEFPVNYVAKFGDNISHEITTPGLKAGDKVKGIIDWNRRYLFMKYHTACHILSAIIHNETGAKISGNQLGEDKTRVDFNLEDFDREQIKSYEGKVNEIIDRKIPVSIDIMPREEAFKIPSVVKLKDAFPPEIEDIRVISIPDVDTQACGGTHIANTGDIPHIEIIKIENKGKNNRRVYFKFVEN, encoded by the coding sequence ATGAAAGAACTGTACCTTACTGACTGTTACGTGAAAGAATTCGATGCAACTGTTGAAAGCGTTAAGGATGATAAATTTATAGTACTTGATAACACGGCATTTTATCCTAATTCCGGTGGCCAGCCCCATGACACAGGAATGCTTGTAAAAGAGGATGGAACAGAGTTCCCTGTGAACTACGTTGCTAAATTCGGGGACAATATCAGTCATGAAATCACAACACCAGGATTGAAAGCAGGAGATAAAGTAAAGGGAATCATTGACTGGAACAGAAGGTACCTGTTCATGAAATACCACACAGCATGCCACATATTAAGTGCCATAATCCACAATGAGACGGGAGCAAAGATATCAGGCAACCAGCTTGGGGAAGACAAGACACGTGTGGATTTCAACCTGGAGGATTTTGACCGGGAGCAGATAAAATCCTATGAAGGCAAGGTCAATGAGATAATAGACCGCAAGATACCTGTGAGTATTGATATTATGCCAAGGGAAGAAGCCTTCAAAATCCCTTCTGTGGTTAAGCTTAAGGATGCATTCCCCCCGGAAATAGAGGATATAAGAGTCATCAGCATTCCCGATGTAGATACACAGGCATGTGGCGGAACCCATATTGCCAATACCGGAGACATACCCCATATTGAGATAATCAAAATTGAGAATAAGGGAAAGAACAACAGAAGAGTATATTTTAAGTTCGTGGAGAACTGA
- a CDS encoding MM0924 family protein, which yields MTINGRMKMQSFILKNFMGKDVTVYCGGILTFRGNVKACNDGVLTLEITNQRYSHISVSKIITIQPNENADDA from the coding sequence TTGACAATAAATGGCAGGATGAAAATGCAATCATTTATTCTTAAAAATTTCATGGGGAAGGATGTTACCGTGTATTGCGGAGGTATCCTCACATTCCGAGGAAACGTAAAAGCATGCAATGACGGAGTGCTTACACTGGAGATAACAAACCAGCGTTATTCGCACATCTCTGTCAGCAAGATAATTACTATCCAGCCAAATGAAAACGCCGATGATGCATGA
- a CDS encoding 30S ribosomal protein S9, which translates to MSIKVITSSGKKKTAIARATVKKGTGKVRINKKPLEIYSPDFAKFKIYEAVMLAGEAIEGIDVDVVVSGGGIIGQASAVRTAIARGIVDWTNDTNLRDTYMAYDRNLLVNDSRQKETKKFGGPGARAKYQKSYR; encoded by the coding sequence ATGTCCATTAAAGTAATAACCTCATCAGGTAAGAAGAAGACAGCTATTGCACGTGCAACTGTGAAGAAGGGAACCGGAAAAGTGCGCATAAACAAAAAACCACTTGAAATATACTCCCCTGATTTTGCAAAGTTCAAAATATATGAAGCAGTTATGCTTGCAGGCGAAGCTATTGAAGGAATTGACGTAGATGTTGTTGTCAGCGGTGGCGGAATCATCGGTCAGGCAAGTGCTGTAAGGACTGCAATTGCAAGAGGCATTGTAGACTGGACCAACGACACAAATCTCAGAGATACATACATGGCATACGACCGTAACCTCCTGGTAAATGACTCCAGGCAGAAGGAAACCAAGAAGTTTGGTGGACCAGGTGCACGTGCCAAATATCAGAAATCATACAGGTAG
- the serA gene encoding phosphoglycerate dehydrogenase codes for MKVLVSDPLSEQGLTILQQHFTVDVLTGLSEEELVEKIPEYDALVIRSGTQVTRKVIEAADKLKIVGRAGVGVDNVDVEAATEKGIIVVNAPEGNMLSAAEHTIAMMMALARNVAQANESLKSKKWERSKFMGVEVNGKTLGVIGLGRIGAEVAKRAQGLNMNILAYDPFVSDERAKEMGVTMMSVQEIVKLADFITVHTPLTKETRNIIDAEEFALMKSNARIINCARGGIINEEALADALNTNKIAGAAIDVFVNEPPFDSPLIDCKTLIATPHLGASTEEAQINVAVSVAEEVVSVLNGGTAKSAINIPSVKPEVMTMLAPYIQLAETMSNACAQLLGKNYEKIEISYNGDIAEKDTRPVTVAAVKGMLQVALGSAVNYVNAGSLAKSRKVEVVESKSETTEEFSSTIKVEITIGDEKASIAGTVVGGKGKVIKINGEHVDMIPTGYMIVAKHINKPNVIGPCCILLGKNNINISGMQVGRAEIGGTTIMALNVDSEVPEEILKEMRAVEGIIDAKLIKF; via the coding sequence ATGAAAGTACTAGTTAGTGATCCATTATCAGAACAGGGATTAACAATACTCCAACAGCATTTCACAGTTGATGTCCTTACCGGACTTTCCGAAGAGGAACTAGTTGAGAAGATACCGGAATATGATGCACTTGTTATCAGAAGTGGAACACAGGTTACAAGAAAGGTCATAGAGGCAGCTGACAAGCTAAAGATAGTAGGCAGGGCAGGAGTTGGAGTCGATAATGTAGATGTAGAGGCAGCTACTGAAAAGGGAATCATAGTTGTCAACGCACCTGAAGGAAATATGCTCTCCGCAGCAGAACACACTATTGCAATGATGATGGCTCTGGCAAGAAATGTTGCACAGGCCAATGAGTCACTCAAATCCAAGAAATGGGAACGCAGCAAGTTCATGGGCGTAGAGGTAAATGGTAAGACTCTTGGTGTTATCGGACTTGGACGCATTGGAGCGGAAGTCGCAAAGAGGGCACAGGGACTTAACATGAATATCCTGGCATACGATCCTTTTGTCTCAGATGAGAGAGCAAAAGAGATGGGCGTAACTATGATGTCCGTACAGGAGATCGTGAAACTGGCTGACTTTATCACTGTCCATACACCACTCACTAAAGAGACAAGGAACATAATCGATGCTGAAGAGTTCGCCTTGATGAAAAGCAATGCAAGGATCATCAATTGTGCACGTGGCGGAATCATCAATGAGGAAGCACTTGCAGATGCATTGAACACTAATAAGATAGCAGGCGCTGCAATTGATGTGTTTGTGAATGAACCACCTTTTGACAGCCCGCTTATTGACTGCAAGACCCTGATAGCTACACCGCATCTTGGTGCTTCTACCGAGGAAGCGCAGATAAATGTAGCTGTTTCTGTTGCTGAAGAAGTAGTTTCCGTACTTAATGGCGGAACTGCAAAAAGTGCTATTAATATACCATCCGTCAAGCCGGAGGTCATGACCATGCTTGCACCTTATATCCAGCTTGCTGAAACAATGAGCAATGCATGTGCACAGCTTCTTGGTAAGAACTATGAGAAAATAGAGATCTCATACAACGGCGATATTGCAGAGAAGGACACAAGACCGGTTACTGTTGCCGCAGTGAAAGGTATGCTTCAGGTTGCACTCGGTTCAGCTGTCAATTATGTTAATGCAGGCTCCCTTGCAAAATCAAGAAAGGTAGAAGTTGTTGAAAGTAAGTCAGAAACCACAGAAGAGTTTAGTTCAACAATTAAAGTCGAAATAACAATCGGTGATGAGAAAGCATCTATCGCCGGTACAGTCGTTGGTGGCAAAGGAAAGGTCATCAAGATCAACGGGGAACACGTTGATATGATACCAACCGGATATATGATAGTAGCAAAACACATTAACAAACCTAATGTGATCGGACCTTGCTGCATATTGCTTGGAAAGAACAACATCAACATATCAGGAATGCAGGTTGGAAGAGCTGAAATAGGCGGAACGACCATAATGGCACTCAATGTGGATTCAGAGGTTCCTGAGGAAATACTGAAAGAGATGAGGGCGGTTGAAGGCATTATAGATGCGAAACTCATCAAATTTTAA
- a CDS encoding 50S ribosomal protein L13: protein MTIIDADGLIMGRLASTVAKKLLAGEQIDIINAEKAVISGSKYSTLREYDVTMQIGKPEFGPYFPKRPDRILKRTVRGMLPYKRARGKDAMGRLKVYVGVPMEFKDKESIQIVDASMDRLSSNKYLRLGDLSKKLGAKF, encoded by the coding sequence ATGACAATTATCGATGCAGACGGACTCATAATGGGTAGGCTTGCAAGCACTGTGGCAAAAAAATTGCTTGCGGGTGAACAAATTGATATCATCAATGCTGAAAAAGCAGTCATTTCCGGTTCAAAATATTCAACATTAAGGGAATACGATGTAACTATGCAAATAGGTAAGCCCGAGTTTGGACCATACTTCCCGAAGAGACCGGACAGAATCCTCAAAAGAACCGTAAGAGGAATGCTGCCTTACAAACGTGCAAGAGGGAAAGACGCAATGGGTCGCCTGAAGGTGTACGTTGGAGTTCCAATGGAATTCAAGGACAAGGAAAGTATACAAATTGTTGATGCAAGCATGGACCGCCTGAGCTCAAACAAATATCTCAGACTTGGCGATCTCAGTAAAAAACTGGGTGCTAAGTTCTAA
- a CDS encoding ATP-binding protein, which yields MTVSKMAQKCECAESELLSQLKFENIVADISSNFIGKKSYHIDDGIRLSLKQIAEFADADRSYLVLFSNYRGENDTIYKWHAEHVDDTNINYVPVRYFPWWMEKLQNPEIVHISDVSKLPSAASKEKDALQQAGITSVLSIPLQSNGRLIGFLGFDSFGKKKVWPANYIKLMRVVGDIFVDSIERKKAEESVLKHKDRLTRAQEISHTGSWEIDLRTKKHFWSEEMYRIMGFSPDEIPINKEIYSTLIHPNDRSLFNSCVDKALSIPGYKFEVKTRVIKKNGSVCILHSLGEVTWNSEGKQVLFQGTTQDITDISLAEEDLQRKNRNLLILQSTALIAASSLEMQDFLDDILMEILSYAECNSGLICLFSSNDESFRICSSNGIKDELKKEITCINFNDPLFQIVPDIKSTWVTDELNDISGSLKNIVMNENVGRLVFIPVISREDLVGIVLLFPDRGTIISNTDLDILGNVGHQVGITVENIRLVEETRKAYEELKSLDRMKDEFVANITHELKTPLISIKGYSEAIYDGLLGELDEKQRQCMKIVVSNSERLEQLIESLLNMNSLYFEKYHVLSPIHLKDVLDNAISTLSTRMEDKDIQLNTDYSFDMNLVYGNCEFLKYLFVYVLDNAIKFSSRGSIVSVSINEDDRNICVDISDHGLGIPKNCMDRIFDRFYQVDGSATRIHGGNGLGLYLAKNIVELHSGTIELKSEEGVGTVVHISLPLYDSDIHD from the coding sequence ATGACTGTTTCAAAAATGGCTCAAAAGTGTGAATGTGCAGAGAGCGAACTACTTTCCCAGTTAAAATTTGAGAACATTGTTGCGGATATCTCCTCAAATTTCATTGGAAAAAAATCATACCATATCGATGATGGGATACGTCTTTCTCTTAAACAGATAGCTGAATTTGCAGATGCTGATCGTAGTTATTTAGTACTTTTCTCCAATTACCGGGGAGAAAATGATACTATCTACAAGTGGCATGCAGAGCACGTAGATGATACTAATATAAATTATGTCCCTGTCAGATATTTTCCATGGTGGATGGAAAAACTACAAAATCCAGAGATAGTGCACATATCCGATGTATCAAAATTACCATCTGCGGCAAGTAAAGAAAAAGATGCTTTGCAACAAGCAGGTATCACATCTGTACTTTCTATTCCGCTTCAATCCAATGGTCGATTGATTGGTTTTCTGGGATTTGATTCCTTCGGAAAGAAAAAGGTCTGGCCAGCAAATTACATTAAGTTGATGAGGGTTGTTGGTGACATATTTGTGGACAGCATAGAACGAAAAAAAGCTGAAGAGTCTGTTCTGAAACACAAGGACAGGCTTACAAGGGCGCAGGAAATATCCCATACAGGGAGCTGGGAAATTGATCTGCGTACAAAAAAGCATTTCTGGTCCGAGGAAATGTATCGTATCATGGGTTTTTCACCTGATGAAATACCAATTAACAAAGAAATCTATTCCACTCTAATACATCCTAATGACCGGAGTTTATTTAATTCATGTGTAGACAAAGCGCTTTCAATACCTGGATATAAGTTTGAAGTGAAAACCAGGGTCATAAAGAAAAACGGCTCAGTTTGCATTCTTCATTCCCTTGGTGAAGTAACATGGAATAGTGAAGGAAAACAGGTGCTTTTTCAGGGCACAACCCAGGACATCACTGACATATCGCTTGCTGAAGAGGACCTTCAAAGAAAGAATCGCAACCTGCTCATATTACAGTCTACAGCTCTGATTGCTGCAAGTTCACTGGAAATGCAGGATTTTCTGGATGATATTCTTATGGAGATACTTTCTTATGCAGAATGTAATTCTGGATTAATTTGTCTTTTTTCTTCCAACGATGAAAGTTTCAGAATATGCTCATCAAATGGGATAAAAGATGAGCTGAAAAAAGAAATCACCTGCATCAATTTCAATGACCCTCTGTTCCAAATAGTGCCCGACATAAAAAGCACCTGGGTCACAGACGAATTAAATGACATTTCAGGTAGCTTGAAAAATATCGTCATGAATGAAAATGTCGGTAGGCTTGTTTTTATCCCTGTTATTTCAAGGGAAGACCTTGTTGGCATTGTATTGTTGTTCCCTGATCGTGGAACTATTATCTCAAACACTGATCTTGACATACTCGGCAATGTAGGTCACCAGGTTGGAATAACTGTAGAGAACATACGCCTTGTGGAAGAAACCCGAAAAGCCTATGAGGAGCTTAAATCCCTTGACAGGATGAAAGATGAATTTGTAGCTAATATCACCCATGAGCTCAAAACACCTCTTATCTCCATTAAAGGGTATAGTGAGGCTATTTATGACGGACTTCTTGGCGAGCTTGATGAAAAACAAAGACAATGTATGAAAATCGTTGTTTCTAATTCAGAACGCCTGGAGCAGTTAATAGAATCTCTGCTTAACATGAATTCTCTTTATTTTGAAAAATATCATGTATTGTCACCAATTCATCTCAAAGACGTGCTTGACAATGCTATAAGCACTCTCTCTACAAGGATGGAGGATAAGGACATCCAATTAAACACCGATTACTCATTTGATATGAATCTGGTATATGGTAACTGTGAATTTCTAAAATATCTTTTTGTTTATGTTCTGGACAATGCGATAAAATTCTCTTCCAGAGGTTCCATAGTATCTGTTTCTATTAATGAGGACGATCGTAACATCTGTGTAGACATAAGTGATCATGGTCTGGGAATCCCCAAAAATTGCATGGACCGAATATTTGACCGATTCTATCAGGTGGATGGTTCAGCCACCCGTATCCACGGAGGAAACGGACTGGGTCTATATCTTGCAAAAAATATAGTGGAATTGCATTCCGGAACAATTGAACTTAAAAGTGAGGAAGGCGTTGGCACAGTTGTCCATATATCCCTCCCTCTATACGATTCTGATATTCACGATTAG